The Brachyhypopomus gauderio isolate BG-103 chromosome 2, BGAUD_0.2, whole genome shotgun sequence genome contains a region encoding:
- the bnc1 gene encoding zinc finger protein basonuclin-1 has product MSQAICCTLVSCNCDSFRPGKLKRRQCENCKHGWVAHALSKLKMHHTYQGSQVEIVHSNVVFDICSLMLYGTQAVPVRLKILLDRLFSVLKQDEVIQILSALDWTLQDYIRGYVLQDVAGKVLDRWAIMTFEEEIAALQQFLRFGETKSIVELMVLQDKEGQAVIVPTAKANSDIRSFIESSTHRSSAPPNKSEQLSRSNGHHFETLVNSMAFMLPLQLLSSAPAPLLSSQADCSQQEAPVRHDALVTCHDNSTHITSDLEMEEIPTESASTKIESEDFTINDNYSSPATPCASSVSSDITQMSPESKIRSGEKIAGMKKGRVFCSACEKTFYDKGTLKIHYNAVHLKIKHKCTIEGCNMVFSSLRSRNRHSANPNPRLHMPMNRNNRDKDLRLGLSGGEEGRAEGALGGDGEKREYGTAAADSRSISSYISSSEPKLHNSFPSISQSGILFPNLKTVQPVLPFYRSLVTPAELANTPGNLPSLPLLSSSVPVSVSELDTSSEPVPKKKSRKSSMPIKIEKDELAEGSGSDEETLPVGSDTATEYVTQMQYEHGVISATVVAQPSRTVEVQPEVKFQHEAYITTSKPSIFSSTQREHHRSMDQTCNQVNCGDSELRPAEEALRKDACDTEDAETCTDDCGHVRAESCMAESGNHRAACADEGSDLHVCADEAEELLHHCNTCKKTFKNPYSVKMHYRSVHLKEMHMCTVAGCNAAFPSRRSRDRHSANLNLHHKLLTKDHFSVFTPSCRDMASESHPDVPHKEPLNQASVLSKGSNRMGLVFPMSKALESAEGPVEGVMDNEAVLDLSTRGSGHSSSWDSDACSEEGLPLDDSDESCDGLNVGSATSPANQQLHNTPITCHVCQKVYSNKGTFRAHYKTVHLRLLHKCKVPGCDTTFSSVRSRNRHSQNPNLHRNLSTSTIINQE; this is encoded by the exons ATGTCCCAG GCTATTTGCTGCACACTGGTCAGCTGTAACTGTGACAGTTTCAGACCAGGAAAGTTGAAACGTCGGCAGTGTGAGAACTGCAAGCATGGATGGGTAGCCCATG CACTGAGCAAGCTGAAGATGCACCATACATATCAAGGTAGTCAAGTGGAGATAGTGCATTCCAACGTGGTGTTTGATATCTGCAGTCTGATGCTGTACGGTACACAGGCCGTCCCTGTGCGACTGAAGATCCTTCTGGACCGGCTGTTCAGTGTACTCAAACAGGACGAGGTCATCCAGATCCTCAGCGCTCTTGACTGGACCCTGCAAGACTACATCCGTGGATATGTGCTACAG gATGTGGCTGGAAAGGTGCTGGACCGTTGGGCTATCATGACCTTCGAGGAGGAGATTGCTGCGCTGCAGCAGTTTCTGCGCTTTGGGGAGACCAAGTCCATTGTGGAGCTAATGGTCCTGCAAGATAAAGAGGGCCAGGCTGTCATCGTGCCAACTGCCAAGGCCAATTCAGACATCCGCAGCTTCATAGAGAGCAGTACCCACCGTTCCTCAGCACCGCCCAATAAATCAGAGCAACTGAGCAGAAGTAACGGCCACCACTTTGAGACTCTGGTCAACAGTATGGCTTTCATGCTGCCCTTGCAACTGCTCAGTTCTGCCCCTGCTCCGCTGCTCAGCTCGCAGGCAGACTGCAGCCAACAGGAGGCTCCAGTGAGACATGATGCTCTGGTTACATGTCATGACAACTCCACCCATATCACCTCTGACCTTGAGATGGAAGAGATCCCAACAGAAAGTGCAAGCACTAAGATAGAATCTGAGGATTTTACAATTAATGATAACTATTCCTCACCAGCTACGCCCTGTGCCTCCTCTGTCAGTTCTGATATCACTCAGATGTCCCCAGAGTCAAAGATCAGGTCAGGTGAGAAGATTGCTGGAATGAAGAAAGGTCGTGTTTTCTGCAGTGCCTGTGAGAAAACCTTCTATGATAAGGGCACACTTAAGATTCACTACAATGCCGTGCACCTTAAGATCAAACACAAATGCACTATCGAGGGCTGCAACATGGTTTTCAGCTCCTTACGAAGTCGCAACCGACACAGCGCCAACCCCAACCCCCGCCTGCACATGCCCATGAACCGCAACAACCGGGACAAAGACCTGCGGCTGGGACTgagcgggggagaggagggccgGGCTGAGGGTGCACTTGGGGGTGATGGGGAAAAGCGGGAGTATggaacagcagcagcagacagcagATCTATCTCCAGTTACATCAGCAGCTCTGAGCCCAAACTGCACAACTCATTCCCCAGTATCAGCCAAAGTGGTATTCTTTTCCCCAACCTAAAAACTGTACAGCCCGTGCTGCCCTTCTACCGCAGCCTGGTGACCCCCGCAGAACTGGCCAACACCCCTGGAAACCTGCCCTCACTGccgctcctctcctcctctgtgccTGTCAGTGTGAGTGAGTTGGACACTAGCTCTGAACCTGTTCCCAAGAAGAAGTCGCGCAAGTCCAGCATGCCCATAAAAATTGAGAAGGATGAACTGGCAGAGGGCAGTGGCTCTGATGAAGAAACTCTTCCTGTCGGCTCTGACACCGCGACGGAGTATGTGACACAGATGCAATACGAACATGGCGTCATCTCTGCCACCGTCGTAGCCCAGCCCTCCCGCACAGTGGAGGTGCAGCCAGAAGTCAAGTTCCAGCATGAGGCTTATATCACTACTTCCAAGCCATCTATCTTCAGCAGCACCCAGCGAGAACATCACCGCTCCATGGACCAAACCTGCAATCAGGTAAACTGTGGGGACAGTGAACTCAGGCCAGCAGAGGAAGCACTGAGAAAAGACGCTTGTGATACAGAAGATGCAGAGACCTGCACGGATGACTGCGGCCATGTAAGAGCGGAAAGCTGCATGGCTGAGAGCGGCAATCACAGAGCTGCCTGTGCAGATGAAGGCAGCGATTTGCATGTATGTGCAGACGAGGCAGAAGAGCTTCTCCATCACTGTAACACTTGTaaaaaaacattcaaaaacCCCTACAGTGTGAAGATGCATTACCGCAGCGTCCACCTTAAGGAAATGCATATGTGCACAGTAGCTGGCTGCAACGCTGCCTTCCCCTCCCGCAGAAGCagagacag ACACAGTGCAAATTTAAATTTGCACCACAAGCTGTTGACCAAAGATCACTTCAGCGTCTTCACTCCATCATGCAGAGATATGGCCAGTGAGTCTCATCCAGATGTACCTCATAAAGAGCCTTTAAACCAGGCCTCAGTGCTCTCTAAGGGAAGTAATCGTATGGGCCTGGTTTTCCCGATGAGTAAAGCGTTGGAGAGTGCGGAGGGTCCAGTAGAGGGAGTGATGGATAATGAGGCTGTGCTGGACCTGAGCACCAGAGGAAGTGGTCACTCCTCTTCCTGGGACTCAGATGCATGCAGTGAAGAAGGGCTCCCTCTAGATGACAGTGATGAGAGCTGTGATGGGCTGAATGTTGGGTCAGCAACATCACCAGCAAATCAGCAGCTGCACAACACCCCCATCACCTGCCATGTGTGTCAGAAGGTTTACAGCAACAAGGGCACATTCAGGGCACACTACAAAACCGTGCACCTCCGCCTCCTACACAAGTGTAAGGTGCCAGGTTGTGACACCACATTCTCCTCCGTTCGAAGCCGCAATAGACACAGTCAGAATCCAAATTTACATCGGAACCTCTCCACGAGCACCATCATAAACCAGGAGTAG